In Anaerolineales bacterium, the sequence CTTTGATGGATGAGTTGCTTGCGCTACTGGCCGAAACTTTCCGTGTGGATTTGACTGAGATCGACCCAGATGCTCAACTGGGGGAATTGCCCCAGTGGGATTCGATGGCACATATGGATTTGATGCTGGCTTTGGAAGTCCGCTATGGGGTGCAAATCACAGCAGAGACGATTGGTGGGCTGACCAGCCTGCCTTTGATCCTGGCGCATGTAGAAGAGTTGCAGAATGGCGGCTGAACACCGCTTCGCGCCGCAGGTGACCATTCCAACGCACTTGGTGGGCCAAGTGCAGTCCAAGTTGGCTTATGTGGATGAGGCCATCCAAACTGCGGAGATCGCGCCTGACGGCGACAGCGTCCACCTGCAGCTGCGTAGCAGCTTGAGCGCTGAGGCATTGACTGCGCTCGAGGCCAAGG encodes:
- a CDS encoding acyl carrier protein — its product is MTDTPLMDELLALLAETFRVDLTEIDPDAQLGELPQWDSMAHMDLMLALEVRYGVQITAETIGGLTSLPLILAHVEELQNGG